A region from the Drosophila bipectinata strain 14024-0381.07 chromosome 3R, DbipHiC1v2, whole genome shotgun sequence genome encodes:
- the FER gene encoding tyrosine-protein kinase Fer isoform X3 — MHFPLDSLPQDPLLDFPLNATTITPVLNHFVYLAESKNTQRVLFRNKKEPNRMGFSSALQSRAAHEALIVRQDAELRLMETMKRSIQLKAKCDKEYATQLTAVAQQGLKIDRADEVQMQGSLITKSWRSYMDEVDQQAKQFKYNAEQLEVVCEKLSHLSQDKRKARKAYQEEHAKIAARLNHLTDEVVRKKTEYQKHLEGYKALRTRFEEHYIKAPGRSGRKLDDVRDKYQKACRKLHLTHNEYVLSITEAIEVEKDFRTVLLPGLLEHQQSVQESFILLWRNILQEAAQYGDLTADKYKEIQKRIDTVIGNINPTEEYGEFTEKHKTSPTTPLIFQFDETLIEDIPGKLQSSTLTVDNLTVDWLRNRLLELEGAVKDCQEKQLKMIEHVNGGSPVANGSIISNGSNHSNGIQSNKDSLCRQSKDLNALRCQEKQKQKLVDMIKCALNEVGCEELPSGCDDHLTLEQNFIENGYNNDQQRSNSTSSPGLGIMNELMRRGGVLTLLRGRGRHFKRKSTPQPATPMTRSRQGRFNKMQPRSQSLGSLSISLSTNRPLYEEEWFHGVLPREEVVRLLNNDGDFLVRETIRNEESQIVLSVCWNGHKHFIVQTTGEGNFRFEGPPFASIQELIMHQYHSELPVTVKSGAILRRPVCRERWELSNDDVVLLERIGRGNFGDVYKAKLKSTKLDVAVKTCRMTLPDEQKRKFLQEGRILKQYDHPNIVKLIGICVQKQPIMIVMELVLGGSLLTYLRKNSNGLSTRQQMGMCRDAAAGMRYLESKNCIHRDLAARNCLVDLEHSVKISDFGMSREEEEYIVSDGMKQIPVKWTAPEALNFGKYTSLCDVWSYGILMWEIFSKGDTPYSGMSNSRARERIDTEGYRMPTPENTPPEMYRLMLKCWAADAESRPHFDEIYNVVDALILRLDNSH; from the exons ATGCACTTCCCCCTCGACTCGCTGCCCCAAGATCCATTGCTGGATTTCCCTTTAAATGCCACAACGATAACACCAGTTCTGAATCATTTCGTATATCTCGCAGAGAGCAAGAACACACAAAGGGTGTTGTTTCGAAACAAGAAAGAACCCAACAGAATGGGCTTCTCATCGGCCCTCCAGAGCCGTGCCGCCCACGAGGCGTTGATCGTGCGCCAGGACGCCGAGCTCCGCCTGATGGAGACCATGAAACGGTCCATCCAGCTGAAGGCCAAGTGCGACAAGGAGTACGCCACACAACTGACAGCCGTGGCCCAGCAGGGCCTCAAAATCGATCGGGCAGACGAAGTGCAAATGCAAG GTAGCCTTATCACCAAATCCTGGCGATCTTACATGGATGAAGTGGACCAGCAGGCCAAACAATTCAAATACAATGCCGAACAACTGGAAGTTGTTTGCGAAAAACTCTCACATCTGTCGCAGGACAAGCGGAAAGCCCGGAAAGCCTATCAGGAAGAGCATGCGAAAATTGCGGCCCGTCTGAATCAT CTCACCGACGAGGTGGTTCGCAAGAAGACCGAATATCAGAAACATTTGGAAGGCTACAAGGCTCTGCGCACGCGCTTCGAGGAGCACTATATTAAAG CTCCTGGACGCAGTGGCCGCAAACTGGACGATGTCCGGGACAAGTATCAGAAGGCCTGCCGCAAACTGCATCTCACACACAACGAGTACGTGCTGTCCATCACGGAAGCCATCGAAGTGGAGAAGGATTTCCGCACAGTTCTGCTGCCAGGTCTCCTCGAGCATCAGCAGTCCGTCCAAGAGAGCTTCATCCTGCTGTGGCGCAACATCTTGCAGGAGGCGGCCCAGTACGGAGATCTCACAGCCGACAAGTACAAGGAGATACAAAAACGCATCGACACTGTGATAGGCAACATCAATCCGACGGAGGAGTATGGCGAGTTTACCGAGAAACACAA GACCTCCCCCACAACGCCACTGATTTTCCAATTTGATGAGACGCTCATCGAGGATATTCCCGGAAAACTTCAGTCTAGCACCTTAACCGTCGACAATCTTACGGTGGACTGGCTGCGAAACAGACTCTTGGAACTGGAGGGAGCGGTAAAGGACTGCCAGGAGAAGCAGCTGAAGATGATCGAGCATGTGAATGGAGGCTCGCCAGTGGCAAATGGAAGTATCATTTCCAACGGCAGCAATCACTCCAATGGCATTCAGTCCAACAAGGATAGTCTGTG CCGGCAATCAAAGGACCTGAATGCCCTGCGCTGCCAGGAGaagcagaaacagaaactggTGGACATGATCAAGTGCGCCCTGAACGAGGTGGGTTGCGAGGAGTTGCCCTCCGGATGCGATGATCACCTGACCCTTGAGCAGAACTTTATCGAAAACGGCTACAACAACGACCAGCAG CGCTCCAACTCCACCAGCTCTCCAGGGCTGGGCATCATGAACGAGCTGATGCGGCGCGGTGGGGTCTTGACCCTCCTGCGCGGTAGGGGCCGTCACTTTAAGAGGAAGTCCACGCCCCAGCCGGCCACACCGATGACCCGATCCCGTCAAGGACGATTCAACAAAATGCAACCACGCTCCCAGAGCCTCGGATCCTTGTCG ATATCGCTCTCCACGAATCGACCGCTCTACGAGGAGGAATGGTTCCACGGCGTTCTGCCTCGCGAGGAAGTGGTCCGGCTCTTGAACAACGATGGCGACTTCCTGGTCCGTGAAACCATCCGCAACGAGGAGAGCCAAATCGTACTGAGTGTCTGCTGGAACGGCCACAAGCACTTCATTGTCCAGACCACCGGAGAGGGCAATTTCCGATTCGAAGGTCCACCCTTTGCCAGCATCCAGGAGCTGATCATGCATCAGTATCACTCCGAGTTGCCCGTCACCGTCAAGTCCGGAGCCATACTCCGGCGACCAGTTTGTCGAGAACGCTGGGAATTAAGCAACGATGATGTGGTGTTGCTGGAAAGGATTGGAAGG GGCAACTTTGGAGATGTTTACAAAGCCAAGCTTAAGTCCACAAAGCTGGACGTGGCTGTAAAAACCTGCAGGATGACCCTGCCTGATGAACAGAAACGGAAATTCCTTCAAGAGGGTCGCATCCTTAAGCAATACGATCATCCTAATATCGTTAAGCTTATTGGCATTTGTGTGCAAAAGCAGCCGATAATGATTGTCATGGAATTGGTGCTGG GTGGTTCCTTGCTTACCTATTTGCGTAAGAACTCCAATGGCCTCTCCACCCGCCAACAGATGGGAATGTGCCgagatgctgctgctg GCATGCGATATCTAGAGTCGAAGAACTGCATTCACCGAGATTTGGCGGCGCGGAATTGTCTGGTCGATCTGGAGCACAGTGTTAAGATTTCTGATTTTGGAATGTCACGCGAAGAAGAGGAATATATAG TTTCCGATGGCATGAAACAAATCCCCGTAAAATGGACCGCCCCAGAGGCTTTGAACTTCGGAAAGTACACCTCCCTGTGCGATGTTTGGTCCTACGGCATATTGATGTGGGAGATCTTCTCCAAGGGCGACACTCCCTACTCCGGCATGAGTAATTCAAGAGCGAGGGAGCGCATTGATACCG AAGGATATCGCATGCCAACGCCAGAAAATACGCCGCCGGAAATGTACAGGCTGATGCTTAAATGCTGGGCCGCCGATGCCGAGTCCCGGCCGCATTTCGATGAAATCTACAATGTGGTCGATGCCCTGATCCTGCGCCTGGACAACAGCCACTGA
- the FER gene encoding tyrosine-protein kinase Fer isoform X5, which produces MHFPLDSLPQDPLLDFPLNATTITPVLNHFVYLAESKNTQRVLFRNKKEPNRMGFSSALQSRAAHEALIVRQDAELRLMETMKRSIQLKAKCDKEYATQLTAVAQQGLKIDRADEVQMQGSLITKSWRSYMDEVDQQAKQFKYNAEQLEVVCEKLSHLSQDKRKARKAYQEEHAKIAARLNHLTDEVVRKKTEYQKHLEGYKALRTRFEEHYIKAPGRSGRKLDDVRDKYQKACRKLHLTHNEYVLSITEAIEVEKDFRTVLLPGLLEHQQSVQESFILLWRNILQEAAQYGDLTADKYKEIQKRIDTVIGNINPTEEYGEFTEKHKTSPTTPLIFQFDETLIEDIPGKLQSSTLTVDNLTVDWLRNRLLELEGAVKDCQEKQLKMIEHVNGGSPVANGSIISNGSNHSNGIQSNKDSLCRQSKDLNALRCQEKQKQKLVDMIKCALNEVGCEELPSGCDDHLTLEQNFIENGYNNDQQISLSTNRPLYEEEWFHGVLPREEVVRLLNNDGDFLVRETIRNEESQIVLSVCWNGHKHFIVQTTGEGNFRFEGPPFASIQELIMHQYHSELPVTVKSGAILRRPVCRERWELSNDDVVLLERIGRGNFGDVYKAKLKSTKLDVAVKTCRMTLPDEQKRKFLQEGRILKQYDHPNIVKLIGICVQKQPIMIVMELVLGGSLLTYLRKNSNGLSTRQQMGMCRDAAAGMRYLESKNCIHRDLAARNCLVDLEHSVKISDFGMSREEEEYIVSDGMKQIPVKWTAPEALNFGKYTSLCDVWSYGILMWEIFSKGDTPYSGMSNSRARERIDTEGYRMPTPENTPPEMYRLMLKCWAADAESRPHFDEIYNVVDALILRLDNSH; this is translated from the exons ATGCACTTCCCCCTCGACTCGCTGCCCCAAGATCCATTGCTGGATTTCCCTTTAAATGCCACAACGATAACACCAGTTCTGAATCATTTCGTATATCTCGCAGAGAGCAAGAACACACAAAGGGTGTTGTTTCGAAACAAGAAAGAACCCAACAGAATGGGCTTCTCATCGGCCCTCCAGAGCCGTGCCGCCCACGAGGCGTTGATCGTGCGCCAGGACGCCGAGCTCCGCCTGATGGAGACCATGAAACGGTCCATCCAGCTGAAGGCCAAGTGCGACAAGGAGTACGCCACACAACTGACAGCCGTGGCCCAGCAGGGCCTCAAAATCGATCGGGCAGACGAAGTGCAAATGCAAG GTAGCCTTATCACCAAATCCTGGCGATCTTACATGGATGAAGTGGACCAGCAGGCCAAACAATTCAAATACAATGCCGAACAACTGGAAGTTGTTTGCGAAAAACTCTCACATCTGTCGCAGGACAAGCGGAAAGCCCGGAAAGCCTATCAGGAAGAGCATGCGAAAATTGCGGCCCGTCTGAATCAT CTCACCGACGAGGTGGTTCGCAAGAAGACCGAATATCAGAAACATTTGGAAGGCTACAAGGCTCTGCGCACGCGCTTCGAGGAGCACTATATTAAAG CTCCTGGACGCAGTGGCCGCAAACTGGACGATGTCCGGGACAAGTATCAGAAGGCCTGCCGCAAACTGCATCTCACACACAACGAGTACGTGCTGTCCATCACGGAAGCCATCGAAGTGGAGAAGGATTTCCGCACAGTTCTGCTGCCAGGTCTCCTCGAGCATCAGCAGTCCGTCCAAGAGAGCTTCATCCTGCTGTGGCGCAACATCTTGCAGGAGGCGGCCCAGTACGGAGATCTCACAGCCGACAAGTACAAGGAGATACAAAAACGCATCGACACTGTGATAGGCAACATCAATCCGACGGAGGAGTATGGCGAGTTTACCGAGAAACACAA GACCTCCCCCACAACGCCACTGATTTTCCAATTTGATGAGACGCTCATCGAGGATATTCCCGGAAAACTTCAGTCTAGCACCTTAACCGTCGACAATCTTACGGTGGACTGGCTGCGAAACAGACTCTTGGAACTGGAGGGAGCGGTAAAGGACTGCCAGGAGAAGCAGCTGAAGATGATCGAGCATGTGAATGGAGGCTCGCCAGTGGCAAATGGAAGTATCATTTCCAACGGCAGCAATCACTCCAATGGCATTCAGTCCAACAAGGATAGTCTGTG CCGGCAATCAAAGGACCTGAATGCCCTGCGCTGCCAGGAGaagcagaaacagaaactggTGGACATGATCAAGTGCGCCCTGAACGAGGTGGGTTGCGAGGAGTTGCCCTCCGGATGCGATGATCACCTGACCCTTGAGCAGAACTTTATCGAAAACGGCTACAACAACGACCAGCAG ATATCGCTCTCCACGAATCGACCGCTCTACGAGGAGGAATGGTTCCACGGCGTTCTGCCTCGCGAGGAAGTGGTCCGGCTCTTGAACAACGATGGCGACTTCCTGGTCCGTGAAACCATCCGCAACGAGGAGAGCCAAATCGTACTGAGTGTCTGCTGGAACGGCCACAAGCACTTCATTGTCCAGACCACCGGAGAGGGCAATTTCCGATTCGAAGGTCCACCCTTTGCCAGCATCCAGGAGCTGATCATGCATCAGTATCACTCCGAGTTGCCCGTCACCGTCAAGTCCGGAGCCATACTCCGGCGACCAGTTTGTCGAGAACGCTGGGAATTAAGCAACGATGATGTGGTGTTGCTGGAAAGGATTGGAAGG GGCAACTTTGGAGATGTTTACAAAGCCAAGCTTAAGTCCACAAAGCTGGACGTGGCTGTAAAAACCTGCAGGATGACCCTGCCTGATGAACAGAAACGGAAATTCCTTCAAGAGGGTCGCATCCTTAAGCAATACGATCATCCTAATATCGTTAAGCTTATTGGCATTTGTGTGCAAAAGCAGCCGATAATGATTGTCATGGAATTGGTGCTGG GTGGTTCCTTGCTTACCTATTTGCGTAAGAACTCCAATGGCCTCTCCACCCGCCAACAGATGGGAATGTGCCgagatgctgctgctg GCATGCGATATCTAGAGTCGAAGAACTGCATTCACCGAGATTTGGCGGCGCGGAATTGTCTGGTCGATCTGGAGCACAGTGTTAAGATTTCTGATTTTGGAATGTCACGCGAAGAAGAGGAATATATAG TTTCCGATGGCATGAAACAAATCCCCGTAAAATGGACCGCCCCAGAGGCTTTGAACTTCGGAAAGTACACCTCCCTGTGCGATGTTTGGTCCTACGGCATATTGATGTGGGAGATCTTCTCCAAGGGCGACACTCCCTACTCCGGCATGAGTAATTCAAGAGCGAGGGAGCGCATTGATACCG AAGGATATCGCATGCCAACGCCAGAAAATACGCCGCCGGAAATGTACAGGCTGATGCTTAAATGCTGGGCCGCCGATGCCGAGTCCCGGCCGCATTTCGATGAAATCTACAATGTGGTCGATGCCCTGATCCTGCGCCTGGACAACAGCCACTGA
- the FER gene encoding tyrosine-protein kinase Fer isoform X1, with protein MHFPLDSLPQDPLLDFPLNATTITPVLNHFVYLAESKNTQRVLFRNKKEPNRMGFSSALQSRAAHEALIVRQDAELRLMETMKRSIQLKAKCDKEYATQLTAVAQQGLKIDRADEVQMQGSLITKSWRSYMDEVDQQAKQFKYNAEQLEVVCEKLSHLSQDKRKARKAYQEEHAKIAARLNHLTDEVVRKKTEYQKHLEGYKALRTRFEEHYIKAPGRSGRKLDDVRDKYQKACRKLHLTHNEYVLSITEAIEVEKDFRTVLLPGLLEHQQSVQESFILLWRNILQEAAQYGDLTADKYKEIQKRIDTVIGNINPTEEYGEFTEKHKTSPTTPLIFQFDETLIEDIPGKLQSSTLTVDNLTVDWLRNRLLELEGAVKDCQEKQLKMIEHVNGGSPVANGSIISNGSNHSNGIQSNKDSLCRQSKDLNALRCQEKQKQKLVDMIKCALNEVGCEELPSGCDDHLTLEQNFIENGYNNDQQRSNSTSSPGLGIMNELMRRGGVLTLLRGRGRHFKRKSTPQPATPMTRSRQGRFNKMQPRSQSLGSLSVIRNGDAQSPARYETITNHPLRLAASVHYLGEEIPLSATPPALPRLRRTQCSMLCLGEDEEPLPEAEPAKNVVVVASPAPLTKLTAAVLTNTNNNHIYADLELSRKMQSTPESDDEEVEEPPAKGERVQIEINHNQPVPQNSIDAHLDRIDELNRMLDDRLKRNLHPGDDDVNAIESAEEGQVQKHNLAKDADTHTKRSSSSSSECRSSQLSSKEIGHSKKRSLSFTQKSISNILSNLKEFSKSPLVRMSKATTLNEEQDVEKHPPSQHSSSSDCQANTSSSSSQSSSNNNNNNTNNSSNHNASQSTIITSTITTTITTTTTTSTPSKETSRLKFKVPKIQKKSKAIRNTFRSKLLNFQLKRSKPCKQCTKRRRIHPSKSVFDFAREFEMENPEGSGSNDDQFCNCPPPEPKVKHSVQITGHKERPFESSSGEVEEHEDHDPDNDDSGSDDVLSMKDHCYCVPSLAASISLSTNRPLYEEEWFHGVLPREEVVRLLNNDGDFLVRETIRNEESQIVLSVCWNGHKHFIVQTTGEGNFRFEGPPFASIQELIMHQYHSELPVTVKSGAILRRPVCRERWELSNDDVVLLERIGRGNFGDVYKAKLKSTKLDVAVKTCRMTLPDEQKRKFLQEGRILKQYDHPNIVKLIGICVQKQPIMIVMELVLGGSLLTYLRKNSNGLSTRQQMGMCRDAAAGMRYLESKNCIHRDLAARNCLVDLEHSVKISDFGMSREEEEYIVSDGMKQIPVKWTAPEALNFGKYTSLCDVWSYGILMWEIFSKGDTPYSGMSNSRARERIDTGYRMPTPENTPPEMYRLMLKCWAADAESRPHFDEIYNVVDALILRLDNSH; from the exons ATGCACTTCCCCCTCGACTCGCTGCCCCAAGATCCATTGCTGGATTTCCCTTTAAATGCCACAACGATAACACCAGTTCTGAATCATTTCGTATATCTCGCAGAGAGCAAGAACACACAAAGGGTGTTGTTTCGAAACAAGAAAGAACCCAACAGAATGGGCTTCTCATCGGCCCTCCAGAGCCGTGCCGCCCACGAGGCGTTGATCGTGCGCCAGGACGCCGAGCTCCGCCTGATGGAGACCATGAAACGGTCCATCCAGCTGAAGGCCAAGTGCGACAAGGAGTACGCCACACAACTGACAGCCGTGGCCCAGCAGGGCCTCAAAATCGATCGGGCAGACGAAGTGCAAATGCAAG GTAGCCTTATCACCAAATCCTGGCGATCTTACATGGATGAAGTGGACCAGCAGGCCAAACAATTCAAATACAATGCCGAACAACTGGAAGTTGTTTGCGAAAAACTCTCACATCTGTCGCAGGACAAGCGGAAAGCCCGGAAAGCCTATCAGGAAGAGCATGCGAAAATTGCGGCCCGTCTGAATCAT CTCACCGACGAGGTGGTTCGCAAGAAGACCGAATATCAGAAACATTTGGAAGGCTACAAGGCTCTGCGCACGCGCTTCGAGGAGCACTATATTAAAG CTCCTGGACGCAGTGGCCGCAAACTGGACGATGTCCGGGACAAGTATCAGAAGGCCTGCCGCAAACTGCATCTCACACACAACGAGTACGTGCTGTCCATCACGGAAGCCATCGAAGTGGAGAAGGATTTCCGCACAGTTCTGCTGCCAGGTCTCCTCGAGCATCAGCAGTCCGTCCAAGAGAGCTTCATCCTGCTGTGGCGCAACATCTTGCAGGAGGCGGCCCAGTACGGAGATCTCACAGCCGACAAGTACAAGGAGATACAAAAACGCATCGACACTGTGATAGGCAACATCAATCCGACGGAGGAGTATGGCGAGTTTACCGAGAAACACAA GACCTCCCCCACAACGCCACTGATTTTCCAATTTGATGAGACGCTCATCGAGGATATTCCCGGAAAACTTCAGTCTAGCACCTTAACCGTCGACAATCTTACGGTGGACTGGCTGCGAAACAGACTCTTGGAACTGGAGGGAGCGGTAAAGGACTGCCAGGAGAAGCAGCTGAAGATGATCGAGCATGTGAATGGAGGCTCGCCAGTGGCAAATGGAAGTATCATTTCCAACGGCAGCAATCACTCCAATGGCATTCAGTCCAACAAGGATAGTCTGTG CCGGCAATCAAAGGACCTGAATGCCCTGCGCTGCCAGGAGaagcagaaacagaaactggTGGACATGATCAAGTGCGCCCTGAACGAGGTGGGTTGCGAGGAGTTGCCCTCCGGATGCGATGATCACCTGACCCTTGAGCAGAACTTTATCGAAAACGGCTACAACAACGACCAGCAG CGCTCCAACTCCACCAGCTCTCCAGGGCTGGGCATCATGAACGAGCTGATGCGGCGCGGTGGGGTCTTGACCCTCCTGCGCGGTAGGGGCCGTCACTTTAAGAGGAAGTCCACGCCCCAGCCGGCCACACCGATGACCCGATCCCGTCAAGGACGATTCAACAAAATGCAACCACGCTCCCAGAGCCTCGGATCCTTGTCGGTAATTAGGAATGGGGATGCGCAAAGTCCTGCACGTTACGAGACCATTACTAACCATCCCCTGCGTCTGGCGGCCAGTGTCCATTACTTGGGCGAGGAGATACCGCTGAGTGCCACGCCTCCCGCCCTGCCACGCCTTCGTCGCACCCAGTGTTCCATGTTGTGTTTGGGCGAGGACGAAGAGCCTCTGCCGGAGGCTGAACCCGCTaaaaatgttgttgttgttgcctcgCCCGCCCCGCTCACCAAGCTAACCGCCGCAGTTCTTACTAACACTAACAACAATCACATATACGCGGATCTGGAGCTAAGTAGGAAGATGCAGTCCACTCCCGAAAGCGATGACGAGGAAGTGGAGGAGCCGCCGGCCAAAGGGGAACGAGTTCAAATAGAAATTAACCACAATCAGCCGGTTCCACAGAACTCTATTGACGCCCATCTAGACAGGATCGACGAGCTGAATCGCATGTTGGACGATCGCCTGAAGCGAAACCTTCATCCTGGCGATGATGATGTAAATGCCATAGAGAGTGCCGAAGAGGGTCAAGTGCAAAAGCACAACCTGGCCAAGGATGCCGACACCCACACCAAACGCAGTTCCAGCTCCAGTTCGGAGTGCCGCTCCTCCCAGCTCAGTTCCAAGGAAATTGGTCACTCCAAGAAGCGTTCTCTATCCTTCACCCAGAAATCAATCAGCAATATTCTTAGCAATCTCAAGGAGTTCTCCAAGAGCCCTCTGGTGCGGATGAGCAAAGCCACCACCCTGAATGAGGAACAGGATGTGGAGAAGCATCCGCCCAGCCAGCATTCCAGCAGCAGCGACTGCCAGGCCAACACCAGCAGCTCCAGTAGCCAAAGCTCgagcaataacaataataacaataccAACAACAGTAGCAATCACAACGCCTCTCAGTCCACGATCATCACGAGCACCATTACCACAACTATCACAACCACGACAACGACTTCGACGCCGTCCAAGGAAACCTCAAGACTGAAATTCAAAGTGCCGAAGATCCAGAAGAAATCGAAAGCCATTCGCAACACATTCCGCTCCAAGCTGCTAAACTTCCAGCTGAAGAGGTCGAAGCCCTGCAAACAGTGCACCAAAAGGCGCCGCATCCATCCCAGCAAGAGTGTCTTCGATTTTGCCCGGGAGTTCGAGATGGAGAACCCCGAAGGATCAGGCTCCAACGATGACCAATTTTGCAATTGTCCACCACCGGAGCCGAAGGTAAAGCACTCCGTCCAAATAACCGGCCACAAGGAGCGACCTTTCGAGTCCAGTTCCGGGGAGGTGGAGGAGCATGAGGACCACGATCCGGATAACGATGATTCTGGCAGCGACGATGTCCTCAGCATGAAGGATCACTGCTACTGTGTGCCCAGCCTGGCGGCCAGT ATATCGCTCTCCACGAATCGACCGCTCTACGAGGAGGAATGGTTCCACGGCGTTCTGCCTCGCGAGGAAGTGGTCCGGCTCTTGAACAACGATGGCGACTTCCTGGTCCGTGAAACCATCCGCAACGAGGAGAGCCAAATCGTACTGAGTGTCTGCTGGAACGGCCACAAGCACTTCATTGTCCAGACCACCGGAGAGGGCAATTTCCGATTCGAAGGTCCACCCTTTGCCAGCATCCAGGAGCTGATCATGCATCAGTATCACTCCGAGTTGCCCGTCACCGTCAAGTCCGGAGCCATACTCCGGCGACCAGTTTGTCGAGAACGCTGGGAATTAAGCAACGATGATGTGGTGTTGCTGGAAAGGATTGGAAGG GGCAACTTTGGAGATGTTTACAAAGCCAAGCTTAAGTCCACAAAGCTGGACGTGGCTGTAAAAACCTGCAGGATGACCCTGCCTGATGAACAGAAACGGAAATTCCTTCAAGAGGGTCGCATCCTTAAGCAATACGATCATCCTAATATCGTTAAGCTTATTGGCATTTGTGTGCAAAAGCAGCCGATAATGATTGTCATGGAATTGGTGCTGG GTGGTTCCTTGCTTACCTATTTGCGTAAGAACTCCAATGGCCTCTCCACCCGCCAACAGATGGGAATGTGCCgagatgctgctgctg GCATGCGATATCTAGAGTCGAAGAACTGCATTCACCGAGATTTGGCGGCGCGGAATTGTCTGGTCGATCTGGAGCACAGTGTTAAGATTTCTGATTTTGGAATGTCACGCGAAGAAGAGGAATATATAG TTTCCGATGGCATGAAACAAATCCCCGTAAAATGGACCGCCCCAGAGGCTTTGAACTTCGGAAAGTACACCTCCCTGTGCGATGTTTGGTCCTACGGCATATTGATGTGGGAGATCTTCTCCAAGGGCGACACTCCCTACTCCGGCATGAGTAATTCAAGAGCGAGGGAGCGCATTGATACCG GATATCGCATGCCAACGCCAGAAAATACGCCGCCGGAAATGTACAGGCTGATGCTTAAATGCTGGGCCGCCGATGCCGAGTCCCGGCCGCATTTCGATGAAATCTACAATGTGGTCGATGCCCTGATCCTGCGCCTGGACAACAGCCACTGA
- the FER gene encoding tyrosine-protein kinase Fer isoform X7 gives MSSTASGHSSNYAGAEGGGIFETIVFAGRPVPPARKKRPKSKLFISLSTNRPLYEEEWFHGVLPREEVVRLLNNDGDFLVRETIRNEESQIVLSVCWNGHKHFIVQTTGEGNFRFEGPPFASIQELIMHQYHSELPVTVKSGAILRRPVCRERWELSNDDVVLLERIGRGNFGDVYKAKLKSTKLDVAVKTCRMTLPDEQKRKFLQEGRILKQYDHPNIVKLIGICVQKQPIMIVMELVLGGSLLTYLRKNSNGLSTRQQMGMCRDAAAGMRYLESKNCIHRDLAARNCLVDLEHSVKISDFGMSREEEEYIVSDGMKQIPVKWTAPEALNFGKYTSLCDVWSYGILMWEIFSKGDTPYSGMSNSRARERIDTGYRMPTPENTPPEMYRLMLKCWAADAESRPHFDEIYNVVDALILRLDNSH, from the exons ATGAGCAGCACCGCTTCCGGACACAGCAGCAACTACGCCGGAGCCGAGGGCGGGGGCATCTTCGAGACAATTGTCTTTGCCGGTCGCCCCGTGCCGCCGGCCCGAAAGAAGCGGCCCAAATCCAAACTGTTT ATATCGCTCTCCACGAATCGACCGCTCTACGAGGAGGAATGGTTCCACGGCGTTCTGCCTCGCGAGGAAGTGGTCCGGCTCTTGAACAACGATGGCGACTTCCTGGTCCGTGAAACCATCCGCAACGAGGAGAGCCAAATCGTACTGAGTGTCTGCTGGAACGGCCACAAGCACTTCATTGTCCAGACCACCGGAGAGGGCAATTTCCGATTCGAAGGTCCACCCTTTGCCAGCATCCAGGAGCTGATCATGCATCAGTATCACTCCGAGTTGCCCGTCACCGTCAAGTCCGGAGCCATACTCCGGCGACCAGTTTGTCGAGAACGCTGGGAATTAAGCAACGATGATGTGGTGTTGCTGGAAAGGATTGGAAGG GGCAACTTTGGAGATGTTTACAAAGCCAAGCTTAAGTCCACAAAGCTGGACGTGGCTGTAAAAACCTGCAGGATGACCCTGCCTGATGAACAGAAACGGAAATTCCTTCAAGAGGGTCGCATCCTTAAGCAATACGATCATCCTAATATCGTTAAGCTTATTGGCATTTGTGTGCAAAAGCAGCCGATAATGATTGTCATGGAATTGGTGCTGG GTGGTTCCTTGCTTACCTATTTGCGTAAGAACTCCAATGGCCTCTCCACCCGCCAACAGATGGGAATGTGCCgagatgctgctgctg GCATGCGATATCTAGAGTCGAAGAACTGCATTCACCGAGATTTGGCGGCGCGGAATTGTCTGGTCGATCTGGAGCACAGTGTTAAGATTTCTGATTTTGGAATGTCACGCGAAGAAGAGGAATATATAG TTTCCGATGGCATGAAACAAATCCCCGTAAAATGGACCGCCCCAGAGGCTTTGAACTTCGGAAAGTACACCTCCCTGTGCGATGTTTGGTCCTACGGCATATTGATGTGGGAGATCTTCTCCAAGGGCGACACTCCCTACTCCGGCATGAGTAATTCAAGAGCGAGGGAGCGCATTGATACCG GATATCGCATGCCAACGCCAGAAAATACGCCGCCGGAAATGTACAGGCTGATGCTTAAATGCTGGGCCGCCGATGCCGAGTCCCGGCCGCATTTCGATGAAATCTACAATGTGGTCGATGCCCTGATCCTGCGCCTGGACAACAGCCACTGA